The following are from one region of the Stanieria sp. NIES-3757 genome:
- a CDS encoding hopene-associated glycosyltransferase HpnB produces the protein MILLTISLISLGIWLYLLGFWGKFWRTEERLETQAIKLESYPPIAIIIPARNEAELLPQTLRSLLLQDYPGDYSIVLIDDGSTDETAEVAIAISLSARHEVIAQELSVTNKLKVIQSQALPVGWTGKLWAIQQGINYAQQQTPTPKYFLLTDADIEHSKNNLQQLVIKAELEQKNLVSLMVLLRCQSFWEKLLIPAFVFFFQKLYPFAWVNDPRKQIAAAAGGCILINSQALDQIGGIDVIKQALIDDCSLAKVIKQSNFQDKSIWLGLSDSTHSLRPYDRLETIWSMVARTAYTQLNYSPTLLIGTIIGMSLVYLIAPVSLITGIVTTNWLLAMIGLLTWLLMLIAYLPTIKLYQISLWWALSLPAIALLYTLMTIDSAIQFWQGKGGNWKGRVYKN, from the coding sequence ATGATTTTACTGACAATCTCTTTAATTTCTTTAGGAATCTGGCTTTATTTATTAGGTTTTTGGGGTAAATTTTGGCGAACAGAAGAACGTTTAGAAACCCAAGCCATTAAGCTTGAATCTTACCCTCCCATCGCAATTATTATTCCTGCCAGAAACGAAGCAGAGTTATTACCCCAAACATTGCGATCGCTTTTGTTACAAGATTATCCAGGAGATTATTCGATTGTTTTAATTGATGATGGCAGTACAGATGAAACGGCTGAAGTAGCTATAGCGATCTCGCTTTCGGCGAGGCACGAAGTGATCGCTCAAGAATTATCTGTTACAAACAAATTAAAAGTCATTCAGAGTCAAGCTTTACCAGTGGGATGGACAGGCAAATTATGGGCAATTCAACAAGGAATTAATTATGCTCAACAACAAACTCCCACCCCAAAATACTTTTTACTAACTGATGCGGATATTGAACATAGTAAAAATAATTTACAACAGCTAGTAATTAAAGCCGAACTAGAACAAAAAAATCTCGTTTCTTTAATGGTTTTACTCCGCTGTCAAAGTTTTTGGGAAAAACTATTAATTCCTGCTTTTGTCTTTTTCTTTCAAAAACTCTATCCTTTTGCTTGGGTTAATGATCCTCGTAAGCAGATTGCAGCAGCAGCAGGAGGATGTATTTTAATTAACAGTCAAGCTCTCGATCAAATTGGTGGTATTGACGTAATTAAACAAGCCTTAATTGATGATTGTTCGCTAGCTAAAGTTATTAAACAGAGCAACTTTCAAGATAAATCGATCTGGCTAGGATTAAGCGACTCTACCCATAGTTTACGTCCCTATGACCGCTTAGAAACAATTTGGTCAATGGTAGCTCGAACTGCTTATACTCAATTAAACTATTCCCCTACTTTACTAATCGGAACAATTATCGGAATGAGTTTAGTTTATTTAATTGCTCCAGTGAGTTTGATTACTGGCATAGTAACAACAAATTGGCTTTTAGCTATGATTGGTTTATTGACTTGGCTCTTAATGTTGATTGCCTACTTACCAACTATCAAACTTTATCAAATCTCATTATGGTGGGCATTGAGCTTACCCGCGATCGCTCTACTTTATACTTTGATGACCATTGATTCAGCAATTCAATTTTGGCAAGGCAAAGGTGGTAATTGGAAAGGAAGAGTTTATAAAAATTAA
- a CDS encoding UDP-N-acetylmuramoylalanyl-D-glutamyl-2, 6-diaminopimelate/D-alanyl-D-alanyl ligase → MISLHELSKILDLDHIKLATDKLNQATIGITTDTRNLNPGEIFVALSGENFDGHNFASVAVEKGAIALILSRELSLATDIPQLIVPDTLVAYQQIANWWRNCFDLPVIGITGSVGKTTTKELIAAVLNTQGKVLKTEANYNNEIGVPKTLLELRSEHDYAVIEMAMRATGEIALLTNITRPTIGVITNVGTAHIGRLGSQEAIARAKCELLAQMSHTSIGILNHDNPLLLQTAAKVWQGETLTYGLTGGDLQGELVEDNILKVEGRDFPLPFAGIHHASNYLAAIAVAKLLDVDLDLLTAGLTLELPKGRARRYEIKDNIVILDETYNAGFESMIASLQMLKETPGTRHLAVLGTMKELGEYSAQLHHQVGEKVQELAIDRLFVLVDEPETEAIATAAKGIRYECFDNHQDLISQLQAEMQSGDRILIKASNSVGLSRVVEELLK, encoded by the coding sequence ATGATATCTCTACACGAACTCAGTAAAATTCTCGACCTAGATCACATCAAACTAGCTACGGATAAGTTAAATCAAGCTACTATAGGAATAACTACAGATACGAGAAATCTTAATCCAGGAGAAATATTTGTCGCTTTATCGGGAGAAAATTTTGATGGACATAACTTTGCTTCCGTTGCCGTTGAAAAAGGTGCGATCGCTTTAATTTTGTCTCGAGAATTATCTTTAGCTACAGACATACCTCAATTGATTGTTCCCGATACCTTAGTTGCTTATCAACAGATTGCAAATTGGTGGCGCAATTGTTTTGATCTTCCCGTGATTGGAATTACAGGTTCGGTAGGAAAAACTACTACTAAAGAGTTAATTGCTGCGGTTTTAAATACTCAAGGAAAGGTTTTAAAAACTGAAGCTAACTATAATAATGAAATTGGTGTGCCTAAAACTCTTTTAGAATTACGCAGCGAGCATGATTATGCAGTAATTGAAATGGCAATGCGGGCTACTGGCGAAATAGCCTTATTAACTAATATTACTCGTCCAACAATTGGCGTAATTACAAATGTAGGGACAGCACATATTGGTAGATTAGGTTCTCAAGAAGCGATCGCTAGAGCCAAATGTGAACTACTTGCTCAAATGTCCCATACGAGCATAGGAATTTTAAATCACGATAATCCCTTACTGCTGCAAACGGCTGCTAAGGTATGGCAAGGAGAAACTCTGACTTATGGTTTGACAGGGGGAGATTTGCAAGGTGAATTGGTAGAGGATAATATTCTTAAAGTAGAAGGGCGAGACTTTCCTTTACCCTTTGCAGGAATTCATCATGCTAGTAATTATTTAGCTGCGATCGCAGTTGCTAAACTTTTAGATGTCGATCTCGATCTTTTAACGGCAGGATTAACGTTAGAGTTACCGAAAGGGCGCGCACGTCGTTATGAAATTAAAGATAATATCGTTATTCTTGATGAAACCTACAATGCTGGTTTTGAGTCGATGATTGCATCTTTGCAAATGCTGAAAGAAACTCCAGGCACAAGACATTTAGCAGTTTTAGGAACGATGAAAGAATTAGGAGAATATTCAGCCCAGCTACATCACCAGGTAGGAGAGAAAGTTCAGGAATTAGCTATAGATCGATTATTTGTCTTAGTTGATGAACCAGAAACAGAAGCAATTGCTACTGCTGCCAAAGGAATTCGTTACGAATGTTTTGATAATCATCAGGATTTAATTAGTCAGTTGCAAGCAGAAATGCAATCAGGCGATCGCATTTTAATTAAAGCTTCTAATTCTGTTGGTTTAAGTAGAGTCGTAGAAGAGTTATTAAAGTGA
- a CDS encoding hypothetical protein (hypothetical protein AXXA_05073) codes for MIYGLIWSTPAWSRSHNTNYDRYSLKLAKQLEISSQNNYSNGLSYTQKNQLIDLLRGSSRNSYLLNPSLRIEIANQINSLPPGIQKRLARGKGLPPGITKKVNLPNEINDYLNLSQNIKIIVLGSSVVVFDSFSNVILDVLQYIF; via the coding sequence ATGATTTATGGTTTAATATGGTCTACACCTGCTTGGTCACGCTCCCATAACACCAACTACGATCGCTATAGTCTAAAATTAGCTAAACAATTAGAAATTAGCAGTCAAAATAATTACTCAAATGGCTTAAGTTATACTCAAAAAAATCAATTAATTGATTTATTGCGTGGTAGTAGTCGTAATAGCTATCTTTTAAATCCTTCTCTGCGGATCGAAATTGCCAATCAAATTAATTCTCTACCGCCTGGAATTCAGAAACGTTTAGCTAGAGGAAAAGGTTTACCACCAGGAATTACGAAAAAAGTTAATTTACCAAATGAGATTAATGACTACCTCAATCTTTCTCAAAATATTAAAATTATTGTTTTAGGTTCGTCTGTAGTTGTCTTTGATTCTTTCAGTAATGTTATTTTAGACGTGCTTCAATATATTTTTTAG
- a CDS encoding TrkA-N domain protein — protein sequence MRNFSFEQKYGRLRKELVAGAVVLAATVVIGSCWYWLVEEWSWLDSAYMTIITLSTVGFGEIHPLEPRSRIFTICLILMGLITIGYIVNRFTEALIQGYFQEGIRLRQERRLIETLEQHYIVCGFGRMGSQIAREFAAEGIMFVVIDSRIEQVELAQGLGYIVVQGDATLDESLSRARIEQAVCLVAALSSDAENLYTILSAKTLNPYLRAIARASTEEAVQKLQRAGADAVVSPYITGGRRLAAAALRPQVMDFVDGIITGANRSYYLEEFLIDAQICPYVGKSLKDARLRSQSGALVLAIRRFDGNLIAGPTGDTLILERDALICMGTPEQLRELNQILGPISSQLPRLPRQK from the coding sequence ATGCGTAACTTTTCCTTCGAGCAAAAATATGGACGCTTGCGCAAAGAGTTAGTCGCTGGTGCGGTAGTTTTGGCTGCAACAGTAGTCATTGGTTCTTGTTGGTATTGGTTAGTTGAAGAATGGTCTTGGCTAGATTCAGCTTATATGACCATTATCACGCTTTCTACAGTAGGTTTTGGTGAAATTCATCCCTTAGAACCGCGGTCACGAATTTTTACCATTTGTTTAATTTTAATGGGTTTAATTACTATTGGTTATATAGTAAATCGTTTTACCGAAGCCTTAATTCAAGGGTATTTTCAAGAAGGAATTAGACTAAGACAGGAGAGACGCTTGATCGAGACTTTAGAACAACATTATATTGTCTGCGGATTTGGCAGAATGGGGTCGCAAATTGCCCGTGAGTTTGCTGCTGAAGGAATTATGTTTGTAGTGATTGATTCTCGGATTGAACAGGTAGAATTAGCGCAGGGATTAGGGTATATTGTCGTACAAGGTGACGCTACTCTAGATGAGTCTTTATCTAGAGCAAGAATTGAGCAAGCTGTTTGTTTGGTAGCTGCTTTGTCTTCCGATGCAGAAAATCTTTATACAATCTTATCAGCCAAAACTCTTAATCCTTATTTGAGAGCGATCGCTAGAGCTAGTACAGAAGAGGCAGTGCAGAAGTTACAACGCGCTGGTGCAGATGCGGTAGTATCTCCCTATATTACTGGAGGCAGAAGACTCGCTGCTGCTGCTTTACGTCCCCAGGTAATGGATTTTGTTGATGGGATTATTACAGGGGCAAATCGTTCTTATTATCTGGAAGAATTTTTGATTGATGCTCAAATTTGTCCTTATGTGGGCAAAAGTTTGAAAGATGCTAGATTACGCTCCCAATCTGGAGCTTTAGTATTAGCTATTCGTCGCTTTGATGGAAATTTAATTGCTGGTCCGACAGGGGATACTTTAATTTTAGAAAGAGATGCTTTGATTTGTATGGGAACACCAGAACAGTTACGAGAATTAAACCAAATTTTAGGGCCAATTAGTTCCCAATTACCAAGGTTACCAAGACAAAAATAA
- a CDS encoding acetylornithine and succinylornithine aminotransferase, with protein sequence MSQSTVLEHSFLSSFEPNIFDNSVMNTYGRFPIAIEKGEGCRLWDTEGKEYLDFVAGIATCTLGHAHPALIETVTQQIKKLHHVSNLYYIPEQGQLAQWLVNHSCADKVFFCNSGAEANEAAIKLVRKYAHTVLDFLEQPVILTAKSSFHGRTLATVTATGQPKYQKDFEPLVDGFAYVPYNDITAIENAIADIDEGNRRVAAIMLEPLQGEGGVRPGELEYFLRLRKICDENNILLVFDEVQVGVGRSGKLWGYENLGVEPDIFTSAKGLAGGIPIGAMLCKDFCAVFEPGNHASTFGGNPFACAAALSVLQTIEKDNILQNVQARGEQLRVRLRAIANQYPHLFTEVRGWGLINGIEIQPDLELTSLEIVKAAMQAGLLLAPAGSKVLRFVPPLIVSEAEIDEAAEILQRIIAGMN encoded by the coding sequence GTGAGTCAATCAACTGTATTAGAGCATTCTTTTCTGTCCTCTTTCGAGCCAAACATTTTTGATAACAGCGTGATGAACACCTACGGGCGTTTTCCTATTGCGATTGAAAAAGGAGAAGGTTGTCGTCTTTGGGATACAGAAGGCAAAGAATATCTCGATTTTGTGGCAGGAATAGCTACTTGTACTTTAGGTCATGCTCATCCTGCGTTAATCGAAACAGTCACGCAACAAATAAAAAAACTTCATCACGTCTCTAATCTTTATTACATACCAGAACAAGGACAATTAGCTCAATGGTTGGTTAATCATTCTTGTGCTGATAAAGTCTTCTTTTGTAATTCTGGGGCAGAAGCTAACGAAGCTGCAATTAAATTAGTCCGAAAATATGCTCATACTGTTTTGGACTTTCTCGAACAGCCTGTTATTTTAACTGCTAAATCTAGTTTTCACGGACGAACTTTAGCTACAGTCACGGCGACAGGACAACCTAAATATCAAAAAGATTTTGAACCCTTAGTTGATGGTTTTGCCTACGTTCCTTATAACGATATTACCGCTATTGAAAATGCGATCGCGGATATTGATGAGGGAAATCGTCGGGTTGCTGCAATTATGCTAGAACCTCTTCAAGGAGAAGGTGGAGTTCGTCCTGGAGAGTTAGAATATTTTCTCCGTCTGCGGAAAATTTGTGATGAAAATAATATCCTTTTAGTTTTTGATGAAGTGCAAGTTGGCGTTGGACGTAGTGGTAAATTATGGGGTTATGAAAACCTAGGCGTAGAACCAGATATTTTTACCAGTGCGAAAGGTTTGGCTGGTGGAATTCCCATTGGTGCAATGTTGTGTAAGGATTTTTGTGCTGTTTTTGAACCTGGCAACCACGCTAGCACCTTTGGAGGGAATCCCTTTGCTTGTGCAGCAGCGTTGAGCGTCTTACAAACTATTGAAAAAGATAATATTTTACAAAATGTTCAAGCCAGAGGCGAGCAATTACGAGTTAGACTAAGAGCGATCGCTAATCAATATCCTCATTTATTTACTGAAGTCAGAGGTTGGGGTTTAATTAATGGGATTGAAATACAGCCAGATCTTGAACTAACTTCGCTAGAAATAGTTAAAGCAGCGATGCAAGCGGGCTTATTACTTGCTCCTGCTGGTTCTAAAGTTCTTCGTTTTGTTCCTCCTTTAATTGTCTCTGAGGCGGAAATTGACGAGGCTGCTGAAATTCTACAACGAATAATTGCTGGGATGAATTAG
- a CDS encoding putative lysozyme, translating into MNNNIDKAVICAGCWLIGMGAVFVPQDEVSPNNNSILKQVQQETSINFPALQYKKPKILPQRSFIPEPQPNLEPNLPQPPLPESVKPTQPASIPVMSKTVALVKEFEGFRSQAYWDTDGTPVIGYGLSKIGGKSVNIGDRIEQTEANHALEKQLQIIQIQIEQAVTVKLNAHQLGALASLAFNVGFDGIKNSTLLRKVNASDYVGAANEFLRWNKANVGGRLVTLAGLSRRREAERQLFLTPVD; encoded by the coding sequence TTGAATAACAACATAGACAAGGCAGTCATTTGTGCTGGCTGCTGGTTAATTGGCATGGGAGCCGTCTTCGTTCCTCAGGACGAAGTTTCTCCTAATAATAATTCTATTTTAAAACAAGTTCAGCAAGAAACCTCAATTAATTTTCCTGCTCTTCAATACAAAAAACCTAAAATCTTACCTCAAAGATCTTTTATCCCGGAACCCCAACCCAATTTAGAACCGAATTTACCACAACCTCCTCTTCCTGAATCAGTCAAACCAACTCAGCCTGCTTCAATCCCAGTCATGAGTAAAACAGTTGCTTTGGTAAAAGAATTTGAAGGTTTTCGTTCTCAGGCTTATTGGGATACGGACGGAACTCCTGTAATTGGGTATGGTCTGTCAAAAATCGGCGGAAAATCAGTTAATATAGGCGATCGCATTGAACAAACCGAAGCCAATCATGCCTTAGAAAAACAGTTGCAAATAATTCAAATCCAAATCGAGCAAGCAGTTACCGTAAAATTAAATGCTCATCAATTAGGTGCATTGGCTTCTCTAGCTTTTAATGTTGGTTTTGACGGCATCAAAAATAGCACTTTATTGAGAAAGGTTAATGCTAGCGATTATGTTGGTGCAGCTAATGAATTTTTACGTTGGAATAAAGCTAATGTCGGCGGGAGATTGGTCACTTTAGCTGGATTAAGTAGAAGGAGAGAAGCAGAAAGACAATTATTTCTTACTCCAGTTGATTAA
- a CDS encoding transcriptional regulator, Crp/Fnr family, producing MELSLTQNQPLASVFRKIGRSSFPPVVETFERGKTIFFPGDPAERVYFLVKGAVKLSRVYEAGEEITVALLRENTVFGVLSLITGQRSDRFYHAVAFTSVELLSAPIQQVEQALKENPELSMLMLRGLSSRILQTEMMIETLAHRDMGSRLVSFLLILCRDFGVPTNEGIRIDLKLSHQAIAEAIGSTRVTVTRLLGDLRQENMISIHKKKITVHNPVALSQQFT from the coding sequence ATGGAACTATCCCTGACCCAAAATCAACCGCTAGCATCTGTATTTCGGAAAATTGGTCGTAGCTCATTTCCACCAGTCGTGGAGACTTTTGAGCGCGGTAAAACCATCTTCTTTCCTGGCGATCCCGCAGAAAGAGTATATTTTTTAGTTAAGGGTGCAGTTAAACTCTCTCGTGTCTATGAAGCAGGAGAAGAAATTACTGTTGCTTTATTAAGAGAAAATACTGTCTTTGGTGTTTTGTCTCTGATCACAGGTCAACGTAGCGATCGCTTTTATCATGCAGTTGCCTTTACTTCAGTAGAATTGCTTTCTGCTCCGATTCAACAAGTAGAACAAGCTCTCAAAGAAAATCCCGAGCTATCGATGTTGATGTTACGAGGCTTGTCTTCACGGATTTTACAGACAGAAATGATGATTGAAACCTTAGCTCATCGAGATATGGGTTCTCGGTTAGTCAGTTTTTTACTCATTCTCTGTCGTGATTTTGGCGTACCTACTAATGAAGGGATCAGAATCGATCTCAAACTTTCCCATCAAGCGATCGCGGAAGCGATTGGTTCAACTCGAGTAACGGTGACTCGTTTATTAGGCGATTTACGTCAAGAAAACATGATTTCGATCCATAAAAAGAAAATAACCGTCCATAATCCCGTCGCTCTCAGCCAACAATTTACTTAA
- the envM gene encoding enoyl-[acyl-carrier-protein] reductase: protein MLDLTGKNALVTGIANNRSIAWGIAQQLHQAGANLGVTYLPDPKGRFEKKVSELVAPLNPTIFLPCDVQDDAQMDATFATIAEKWGKLDILIHCLAFADKEDLSGNFSDTSREGFTKALEISAYSLTSLSKRAKSLMSEGGSIVTLSYLGGVKVIPNYNVMGVAKAALEMSVRYLAAELGPENIRVNGISAGPIRTLASSAVGGILDMIHHVEQVAPLRRTVTQLEVGNTAAFLGSDLASGITGQVIYVDSGYEIMGM, encoded by the coding sequence ATGCTTGATTTAACTGGAAAAAATGCTCTTGTTACTGGTATTGCTAACAATCGCTCCATTGCTTGGGGTATAGCTCAACAATTACATCAGGCTGGTGCTAATTTAGGTGTTACTTATCTTCCCGATCCCAAAGGTCGTTTTGAAAAAAAAGTCAGCGAGCTAGTCGCACCACTTAATCCAACAATTTTTTTACCTTGTGATGTCCAAGATGATGCTCAAATGGACGCTACTTTTGCCACTATTGCCGAAAAATGGGGCAAACTAGATATACTGATTCATTGTTTAGCTTTTGCTGATAAAGAAGATTTATCGGGCAATTTCAGCGACACATCGAGAGAAGGTTTTACAAAAGCTTTAGAAATTAGTGCTTATTCGCTGACAAGTTTAAGTAAGAGAGCTAAATCTTTGATGAGTGAAGGGGGCAGTATTGTTACTCTTTCTTATTTAGGAGGAGTCAAAGTTATTCCTAACTATAATGTCATGGGCGTTGCTAAAGCAGCATTAGAAATGAGCGTTCGCTATCTAGCAGCAGAATTAGGGCCAGAAAATATTCGTGTTAATGGCATCTCTGCCGGACCAATTCGTACTTTAGCTTCTTCTGCCGTTGGTGGTATTCTAGATATGATCCATCATGTAGAACAAGTTGCCCCTTTGAGAAGAACTGTTACTCAACTAGAAGTTGGCAATACCGCAGCCTTTTTAGGTAGTGATTTGGCAAGTGGGATCACGGGACAAGTGATTTATGTCGATTCTGGCTACGAAATAATGGGAATGTAG
- a CDS encoding fatty acid desaturase encodes MQSAQTLRTVPKELLKPHGGININVLMFTAALMLISLSVIGYFWLGVPGWCCFSANVLALHLSGTVIHDASHNSAHSNRVLNAILGHGSALMLGFAFPVFTRVHLQHHAHVNDPENDPDHFVSTGGPLWLIAARFFYHEIFFFKRRLWKNYELLEWFLSRLFLAVIVIVSIRSGFIGYITNFWFVPALVVGITLGLFFDYLPHRPFQERDRWKNARVYPSPILNLLILGQNYHLVHHLWPSIPWYKYQAAYYATKPLLDAKGCDQSLGLFEGKNFWVFLYDIFLGIRFHSHKKKSVINE; translated from the coding sequence ATGCAGTCGGCTCAGACGCTGCGGACAGTACCCAAAGAGTTGCTTAAACCTCATGGTGGTATTAATATCAATGTTTTAATGTTTACAGCAGCCCTGATGCTGATTTCCTTATCGGTTATTGGTTATTTCTGGTTGGGAGTTCCAGGCTGGTGCTGTTTTTCGGCTAATGTCCTTGCTTTACATTTATCTGGGACAGTTATCCATGACGCTTCTCATAATAGCGCGCATAGTAATCGAGTTTTGAATGCGATTTTGGGACATGGTAGTGCTTTGATGTTAGGTTTTGCTTTTCCAGTATTTACGAGGGTACACCTACAACATCATGCTCATGTCAACGATCCAGAAAACGACCCCGATCATTTTGTCTCCACAGGGGGACCATTATGGCTAATTGCTGCTCGTTTTTTTTATCACGAAATATTTTTCTTTAAGCGTCGTTTATGGAAAAATTATGAGTTACTAGAATGGTTTTTGAGTAGACTGTTTCTAGCTGTTATAGTTATTGTAAGTATTCGATCTGGTTTTATCGGTTATATAACTAATTTTTGGTTTGTTCCTGCTTTAGTGGTAGGAATTACTTTAGGGCTGTTTTTTGACTATTTACCGCATCGACCTTTTCAAGAACGCGATCGCTGGAAAAATGCCAGAGTTTACCCTAGTCCTATTTTAAATTTGTTAATTTTAGGACAAAATTATCATTTAGTCCATCATCTTTGGCCTTCTATTCCGTGGTATAAATATCAAGCTGCTTATTATGCTACTAAACCTTTGTTAGACGCTAAGGGATGCGATCAATCTTTGGGTTTATTTGAAGGTAAAAATTTCTGGGTTTTTCTGTATGACATTTTTTTGGGAATTCGTTTTCATTCTCATAAAAAGAAATCAGTAATTAATGAATAA
- a CDS encoding Mandelate racemase/muconate lactonizing protein, whose product MSDRYKFQFRLYRRSFLKPLQTSHGVWQVREGIIISLVDENGKISWGEIAPLPWFGSETLEQALEFCQQLGSIITTTTINSIPDHLSACQFGFESALEVFQNQEFIPIVNQLNQVKSLNYCYLLPAGETALNLSETIWQQQSHHIESLSAKSPLTFKWKIGVQPYLEEVEIFQQLLQSLPPTTKLRLDANGGLNLEETKNWLEISDLSKQVEFIEQPLAPEHFSEMLTISSQYQTPLALDESVAQLEQLQWCHQQGWQGIFVIKPAICGFPSLLRQFCHNFSIDAVFSSVFETEIGRKAVLKLAQELNFRDRAVGFGVDNWLY is encoded by the coding sequence ATGAGCGATCGCTATAAATTTCAATTTCGTCTTTATCGACGTTCTTTCCTTAAACCCTTGCAAACAAGTCACGGTGTGTGGCAAGTGCGCGAGGGAATTATTATTTCTCTAGTAGATGAGAATGGTAAGATTAGTTGGGGAGAAATTGCCCCTTTACCATGGTTTGGTTCAGAAACTCTCGAGCAAGCGTTAGAATTTTGTCAGCAGTTAGGTTCAATTATTACAACAACCACTATTAATTCAATTCCCGATCATTTATCTGCTTGTCAGTTTGGGTTTGAGTCAGCTTTAGAAGTATTCCAAAATCAAGAATTTATCCCAATTGTTAATCAATTAAACCAAGTCAAGTCTTTAAACTATTGTTATCTGTTACCAGCAGGAGAAACAGCTTTAAACTTATCGGAAACAATTTGGCAACAACAATCTCATCACATAGAATCACTTTCAGCAAAGTCTCCTCTCACTTTTAAATGGAAAATTGGAGTTCAACCTTATCTAGAAGAAGTCGAAATTTTTCAACAATTGCTTCAGTCTTTACCCCCAACAACAAAATTAAGATTAGATGCTAACGGAGGATTAAATTTAGAAGAGACAAAAAATTGGCTGGAAATAAGCGATCTCAGTAAGCAAGTAGAATTTATTGAACAGCCTTTAGCACCTGAACATTTTTCAGAAATGCTAACTATCAGCAGTCAATATCAAACACCTCTAGCTTTAGATGAATCTGTTGCTCAATTAGAGCAACTACAATGGTGTCATCAACAAGGATGGCAAGGAATTTTCGTCATTAAGCCAGCAATATGTGGTTTTCCTAGTCTTTTACGTCAGTTTTGTCATAATTTCTCAATCGATGCTGTTTTTTCTTCCGTGTTTGAAACCGAGATTGGCAGAAAAGCAGTACTAAAATTAGCTCAGGAATTAAATTTTAGAGATCGCGCTGTTGGTTTTGGTGTTGATAACTGGCTATATTAA